In Brienomyrus brachyistius isolate T26 unplaced genomic scaffold, BBRACH_0.4 scaffold43, whole genome shotgun sequence, a single genomic region encodes these proteins:
- the LOC125722858 gene encoding uncharacterized protein LOC125722858, translating to MAELIEVKECYAMTFRIHRSLNLENMDPEVHEFVEDKFISILVVNFESSSLTMENFQSLALSVPSFYWRLTGEQLDPSLLRIAPARLEVVHHGAETGIQHGNGESPAEENAHYGQGLPSPSSAREASPAAPASTTEDANGLLEAHPLAWGEDEPLSVASEVEPEHGESSSSTFWIPAGPNSTWQQVEIEGQTFLRKLDELSLPQGFWSITDYADDHTMVMSVHVCVRVRSSLRTWNVRREERPPHRPAGTSQRKRKAKPDDNSGSSSPPPRKRPMRL from the exons ATGGCAGAGCTAATTGAAGTAAAGGAGTGTTACGCGATGACatttcgaatccatcgctcattgaacctggagaacatggatccagaag ttcatgagtttgtggaggataagttcatctccatTCTGGTCGTGAACTTCGAGAGCAGCTCACTGACAATGGAGAACTTCcagtctctggccctcagtgtcccttcattttattggcgactcactggggagcagttggatcccagtctattgcgCATAGCACCTGCACGGCTGGAAGTAGtacatcatggtgcagagactggtatccagcatgggaatggagagtcaccagctgaggagaatgcccattacggacaggggctgccgtcacccagctctgcaagggaggcttcccctgcagctccagcatccacgactgaggatgctaatggactcctcgaggctcATCCCTTGGCctggggtgaagatgagccctTATCTGTGGCTTCTGAGGTTGAGCCAGAACATGGTGaatcctccagctccaccttctggatcccCGCGGGCCCTAACAGCACgtggcagcaggttgagattgaaggccagacctttctgcgcaagctggatgagctcagcCTTCCTCAGGGATtttggagcatcacggactacgctgatgatcacaccatggtcatgtccgtgcatgtctGCGTGCGTGTCCGCAGTTCTCTGCGGACATGGAATGTGAGGCGGGAGGAGAGGCCTCCTCACAGGCCCGctggcaccagtcagaggaagcgtaaggccaagcccgacgacaACAGTGGCTCCAGCTCACCTCCAccacgcaagaggcccatgcgcttatga